A window of Fragaria vesca subsp. vesca linkage group LG7, FraVesHawaii_1.0, whole genome shotgun sequence contains these coding sequences:
- the LOC101304619 gene encoding serine/threonine protein phosphatase 2A 57 kDa regulatory subunit B' alpha isoform-like produces MLTKRKPDPQPMEPLPLFQNVAVSDRASLFLRKVHLCSSLCDFSTPLTSAPQIELKRQTLLELVDFLDSSSGKLAPNLHEDFIRMVSVNLFRCLPPSSDLGDLDDDEPYQEPSWPHLQIVYELLLRYIASSETDAKFAKRFIDHIFVLRLIELFDSEDPREREYLKTLLHRIYGKFMVHRPFIRKAMNNVFYRFIFETQRHCGIGELLEILGSIINGFALPMKEEHKLLLIRALIPLHKPKGFWAYHHQLAYCIIQFVDKDYHLAELVIRGLLKYWPVTNCQKEVLFLAELEEVLEATPASEFQRCMLPLFRQIGRCLTSSHFQVAQQALYLFNSEHVVNLIAQNRNVILPVIFDALEKNTQGHWNQGIHDLTTNVRRIFQEMDSELFKECQEQYLEKVTRARSLEEQRELTWKKIETVAATAGADDMVLVN; encoded by the exons ATGCTCACCAAACGCAAACCCGACCCGCAACCCATGGAGCCCCTCCCGCTCTTCCAAAACGTCGCCGTTTCCGACCGCGCCTCCCTCTTCCTCCGCAAGGTCCACCTCTGCTCCTCCCTCTGCGACTTCTCCACCCCCTTAACCTCCGCCCCCCAAATCGAGCTGAAGCGCCAAACCCTACTCGAGCTCGTCGACTTCCTCGACTCCTCCTCCGGCAAGCTCGCCCCTAACCTCCACGAAGACTTCATCCGCATGGTCTCCGTCAACCTCTTCCGCTGCCTCCCGCCCTCCTCCGACCTCGGCGACCTCGACGACGACGAGCCCTACCAGGAGCCCTCCTGGCCCCACCTCCAAATCGTCTACGAGCTTCTCCTCAGGTACATTGCTTCCTCCGAAACCGACGCCAAGTTCGCCAAGCGCTTCATTGATCACATCTTTGTGTTAAGACTCATCGAGCTTTTCGACTCCGAAGACCCGAGGGAGAGGGAGTACCTGAAAACGCTTCTGCATAGGATATATGGCAAGTTCATGGTGCATAGGCCGTTTATTAGGAAGGCCATGAACAATGTGTTCTATAGGTTCATTTTCGAGACGCAGAGGCATTGCGGGATTGGGGAGTTGTTGGAGATTCTGGGGAGTATTATCAATGGTTTCGCGTTGCCGATGAAAGAGGAGCATAAGTTGCTCCTGATCAGGGCGCTTATTCCGCTGCATAAGCCTAAGGGGTTTTGGGCATATCATCACCAGTTGGCGTATTGTATTATACAGTTTGTTGATAAGGATTATCATCTTGCGGAATTGGTGATCAGAGGGCTGTTGAAGTATTGGCCGGTCACGAATTGTCAGAAGGAGGTTCTGTTTCTTGCGGAGCTGGAAGAGGTTTTGGAGGCTACTCCTGCTTCGGAGTTCCAGAGGTGTATGCTGCCGCTGTTTAGACAGATTGGACGGTGCCTCACTAGCTCGCATTTCCAG GTTGCCCAACAAGCTCTATACTTGTTTAACAGCGAGCACGTTGTAAATTTAATAGCTCAGAACCGGAACGTGATATTACCAGTAATATTTGACGCGTTAGAGAAGAACACGCAAGGTCACTGGAACCAAGGTATACATGATCTGACGACCAACGTGCGAAGGATATTCCAGGAAATGGACTCAGAATTGTTCAAAGAGTGCCAGGAGCAATACTTAGAGAAAGTAACCAGGGCCAGATCATTGGAAGAGCAGCGGGAATTGACATGGAAGAAAATAGAGACAGTCGCGGCAACTGCAGGGGCCGATGATATGGTTTTGGTTAATTAA
- the LOC101311334 gene encoding uncharacterized protein LOC101311334, with translation MAPNNNSTWGVAAAENKDQGTGWGKSESWGAKVGGDSNLSDTWQKASEPASSSWGVAAAVDNKDEGTGCGKSDAWGAKVGGDSTSSDTWQKASEPASSSWGVAAAADNKDQGSVWGGNDSQKPNVADDSGDRGSAWSKPAGGSWSKQTGGSSWGKQEGSSNGDVGWKSSIPSVENQTGSWGNAGGWAKAQGGSGNENEKDSWKKPSGVEDGGSIWNKQDGGSTWNNPAGGSWSKGGDQGSAGGYGGNGGGGRGSGGGNCFKCGESGHMSRDCPQGGGGGRGSGGGNCFKCGESGHMSRECPQGGGGGRGGGSGNCFKCGESGHMSRECPQGGGGGRGGGGGNCFKCGESGHMSRECPQGGGGDGGSGSGGAKPTESWSKSAWGTGDGGSGSGGAKPTESWTKSAWGSGDGGSGSGGRGGNCYKCGESGHMSRECPQGSGGGRGGGGGNCFKCGESGHMSRECPQGGGGGRGAGGGNCFKCGESGHMSRECPQGGGGGRGAGGGNCFKCGESGHMSRECPQGGGGGGRGAGGGNCYKCGESGHMSRECPQGGSGRGAGSGNCFKCGESGHMARDCSQGGGSYGGFGGGAKPTESWSKSAWGSGGDGGSGSGGAKPTESWSKSAWGTGDGGSGILGAKPVSSSWGAAADGRSGGATGEAKPGDSWSKPSASAWGKGDGGSGGATGEPKPADSWSKPSASAWGNGDGASGGASSEAKPADSWTKPSASAWGNGDGGNVGASEEAKPADAWSKPSSSAWGSGSGSGGW, from the exons ATGGCTCCAAATAACAACTCAACCTGGGGTGTTGCAGCAGCAGAAAACAAGGATCAAGGTACTGGATGGGGAAAAAGCGAATCTTGGGGTGCGAAAGTTGGAGGTGACAGCAATCTGTCGGATACTTGGCAAAAAGCATCAGAACCCGCCAGTTCATCCTGGGGGGTTGCAGCAGCAGTAGATAACAAGGATGAAGGTACTGGTTGTGGAAAAAGCGACGCTTGGGGCGCTAAAGTTGGAGGTGACAGCACTTCGTCAGATACTTGGCAAAAAGCATCAGAACCTGCTAGTTCATCCTGGGGTGTAGCAGCAGCAGCAGATAACAAGGATCAAGGTTCTGTTTGGGGCGGTAATGATAGTCAGAAACCAAATGTTGCAGATGATAGTGGTGATCGAGGTTCTGCTTGGAGTAAGCCAGCTGGAGGTTCTTGGAGTAAACAAACTGGAGGATCCTCATGGGGTAAGCAAGAGGGCTCAAGTAATGGTGATGTAGGGTGGAAAAGTTCAATACCATCAGTAGAGAATCAGACTGGGAGCTGGGGTAATGCAGGTGGCTGGGCAAAAGCTCAAGGCGGATCTGGTAATGAGAATGAGAAAGACAGCTGGAAGAAGCCTAGTGGTGTAGAAGATGGAGGTTCTATCTGGAATAAACAAGATGGAGGTTCTACTTGGAATAATCCTGCTGGTGGTTCTTGGAGTAAAGGTGGGGATCAAGGGTCTGCTGGTGGGTATGGTGGCAATGGTGGTGGTGGTAGAGGGAGTGGAGGTGGGAATTGTTTTAAGTGTGGTGAGTCTGGACACATGTCCAGGGACTGCCCTCAGGGAGGCGGTGGTGGTAGAGGGAGTGGAGGTGGAAACTGTTTCAAATGTGGTGAGTCTGGCCACATGTCGAGGGAGTGCCCTCAGGGTGGCGGCGGTGGTAGAGGGGGTGGAAGTGGGAATTGTTTCAAGTGTGGTGAGTCGGGACACATGTCCAGGGAGTGCCCTCAGGGCGGCGGTGGTGGTAGAGGGGGTGGAGGTGGAAATTGTTTCAAGTGTGGTGAGTCAGGACACATGTCCAGGGAGTGCCCTCAGGGCGGCGGTGGTG ATGGTGGAAGTGGCAGCGGTGGAGCAAAGCCCACTGAATCATGGAGTAAGAGTGCTTGGGGTACTGGAGATGGTGGAAGTGGCAGCGGTGGAGCAAAGCCCACTGAATCATGGACTAAGAGTGCCTGGGGTTCTGGAGATGGTGGAAGTGGCAGTGGTGGTAGAGGGGGGAATTGTTACAAGTGTGGTGAATCTGGTCACATGTCTAGGGAGTGCCCTCAGGGCAGCGGTGGTGGTAGAGGGGGTGGAGGTGGTAATTGTTTCAAGTGCGGTGAATCTGGACATATGTCGAGGGAGTGTCCTCAGGGGGGCGGTGGTGGTAGAGGGGCTGGAGGTGGTAACTGTTTCAAGTGCGGTGAATCTGGACATATGTCAAGGGAGTGTCCTCAGGGGGGCGGTGGTGGTAGAGGGGCTGGAGGTGGTAACTGTTTTAAGTGCGGTGAATCTGGTCACATGTCGAGGGAGTGCCCTCAGGGCGGTGGTGGTGGGGGTAGAGGGGCTGGAGGTGGGAACTGTTACAAATGTGGTGAGTCTGGACACATGTCTAGGGAGTGCCCTCAGGGCGGCAGTGGTAGAGGCGCTGGAAGCGGGAACTGTTTCAAGTGTGGTGAGTCTGGACACATGGCTAGGGACTGCTCTCAGGGAGGTGGTAGCTATGGTGGCTTCGGTGGTGGAGCGAAGCCCACCGAGTCATGGAGCAAGAGTGCTTGGGGTAGTGGTGGAGATGGTGGAAGTGGCAGTGGTGGAGCAAAGCCCACTGAATCATGGAGCAAGAGTGCCTGGGGTACTGGAGATGGTGGAAGTGGCATTTTGGGAGCAAAACCAGTATCAAGCTCTTGGGGTGCCGCAGCAGATGGCCGAAGTGGCGGAGCTACTGGTGAAGCAAAGCCTGGTGATTCATGGAGCAAGCCGTCAGCAAGTGCGTGGGGTAAGGGAGATGGTGGAAGTGGCGGAGCTACTGGTGAGCCAAAGCCTGCTGATTCATGGAGCAAGCCATCAGCAAGTGCCTGGGGTAATGGAGATGGTGCAAGCGGTGGAGCTAGTAGTGAAGCCAAGCCTGCTGATTCATGGACCAAACCATCAGCTAGCGCCTGGGGTAATGGAGATGGTGGAAATGTTGGAGCTAGTGAGGAAGCAAAGCCCGCTGATGCATGGAGCAAGCCGTCATCAAGTGCTTGGGGAAGTGGAAGTGGCTCCGGAGGGTGGTGA
- the LOC101311630 gene encoding transcription elongation factor SPT5-like, which produces MNPGVLQFFEHSAAEADGSDDSDMDDFMEEELEAEPIVQSEPGKARNLPFIPKEEEVDGEEFERMMEERYRTGSTYVTYAEDNYENKRSIDGIVLEPSAKDPVVWKVKCAVGRERHSAFCMMQKFVDLASMGTKLQIISAFAVDHIKGFIFIEADKLCDVQEACKGLCNIFLSRVTPVPKSEAPNLLAPRTKNSEIAVGTWARVKSGNYKGDLGQVVAVNEKKKATVKLIPRIDLQAMAMKFGGGVSRKKLPTPAPRLISTSELEEFRPLIQHRKDKDTGLHFLCFDGLLLKDGYLYKKVPLDSLICRGVVPSDEEILKFRPSENNESTDLEWLSQLYGENKKRKSVDIDIGDGKGEGSSKGESSSGCGENLYGMYDLVCFGKKDFGLVLGIEKDDTYKILKEGSEGSAVVTIPQKEIKNVLSDVKFTAYDQRQKPIGVNDTVQVLEGPLKDRQGIVKQVYRGTIFMFDENETENGGYFCSKSHMCEKIKLSIDVSPEKDGDSGAMDFDDFTLSPKSPLSPKKPWLKENNFNQGNTDGMFSIGQTLRIRVGPLKGYLCRVLAIRRADITVKLDSQQRVLTVKAEHLTEVRAKSSAMLSEDPESSSLKPFDLLGTEGGSTDWTDGAGTSAGGDAWNAGGSSGERNAWPSFSASGNSLQPESSSANPFDSDGNGANKGTFSSPSFKKAMPLIRKLTLV; this is translated from the exons ATGAACCCCGGCGTTCTCCAGTTCTTCGAGCACTCCGCCGCCGAAGCTGACGGCTCCGACGACAGCGACATGGACG ATTTTATGGAAGAAGAACTTGAAGCAGAACCTATTGTCCAGAGTGAACCTGGGAAAGCCCGTAACCTTCCATTCATTCCTAAAGAGGAGGAAGTGGATGGGGAAGAATTTGAAAGAATGATGGAAGAACGATACAGGACTGGTTCTACATATGTTACCTATGCTGAAGATAATTATGAAAACAAAAGATCGATTGATGGAATTGTGCTTGAGCCTTCTGCTAAAGATCCTGTTGTCTGGAAAGTAAAGTGTGCG GTTGGACGCGAGAGACACTCAGCTTTCTGTATGATGCAGAAGTTTGTTGACTTAGCATCAATGGGTACCAAGCTGCAGATTATATCTGCATTTGCTGTTGATCACATCAAGGGTTTTATCTTCATTGAAGCTGATAAGCTATGTGACGTTCAGGAG GCATGTAAAGGACTTTGTAATATATTTCTATCCCGAGTAACGCCAGTTCCCAAAAGTGAAGCTCCTAATTTGTTGGCTCCTCGGACTAAAAACAGTGAAATTGCTGTCGGTACATGGGCCCGTGTGAAGAGTGGGAACTACAAAGGTGACTTGGGACAG GTTGTGGCTGTGAACGAAAAGAAAAAAGCAACAGTAAAGCTGATACCCAGAATTGATCTACAAGCAATGGCTATGAAATTT GGTGGGGGTGTTTCTAGAAAGAAACTGCCTACTCCAGCACCGAGATTGATCAGCACAAGCGAACTTGA GGAGTTCCGCCCTCTCATTCAGCACAGGAAGGATAAGGATACCGGATTGCATTTTCTCTGTTTTGATGGTTTGCTCCTTAAGGATGGATATTTATACAAAAAAGTGCCGTTAGATTCCTTAATTTGTCGGGGAGTCGTTCCATCAGATGAGGAGATACTGAAATTCAGGCCCTCCGAGAACAATGAATCTACTGATCTGGAGTGGCTTTCACAGCTCTATGGTGAAAATAAGAAAAGGAAGAGCGTCGACATTGATATAGGGGATGGCAAAGGAGAGGGTTCATCAAAGG GAGAAAGTTCTTCCGGGTGTGGTGAGAATCTCTATGGGATGTATGATCTTGTCTGTTTTGG CAAGAAAGATTTTGGTCTTGTGCTAGGCATTGAGAAAGATGATACTTACAAG ATTCTGAAAGAGGGTTCGGAAGGATCTGCCGTTGTGACAATTCCACAGAAGGAGATAAAGAATGTACTCTCTGATGTAAAATTTACAGCTTATGATCAGCGCCAGAAGCCCATTGGTGTCAATGATACAGTTCAAGTTTTGGAAGGACCATTAAAG GATAGGCAAGGAATAGTGAAGCAAGTCTACAGAGGCACGATATTCATGTTTGATGAGAACGAGACAGAAAATGGTGGTTATTTCTGCTCAAAATCTCACATGTGTGAGAAAATCAAGCTTTCCATTGACGTCAGCCCAGAAAAG GATGGGGATTCGGGTGCTATGGACTTTGATGATTTCACATTATCACCCAAGTCCCCTCTATCACCAAAAAAGCCGTGGCTAAAGGAGAATAACT TCAATCAGGGCAATACTGACGGAATGTTCTCAATTGGTCAAACTTTAAGAATTCGTGTTGGTCCATTGAAGGGATACCTCTGTCGTGTCTTGGCCATACGCCGTGCTGATATCACTGTTAAGCTTGATTCTCAGCAAAGGGTTCTTACAG TTAAAGCTGAGCATCTTACAGAGGTTCGTGCAAAGAGCTCTGCCATGCTTAG TGAGGATCCGGAGTCCAGCTCTCTTAAACCATTCGATTTGCTTGGAACTGAAGGAGGCTCTACAG ATTGGACCGATGGAGCTGGGACATCAGCCGGGGGTGATGCGTGGAATGCTGGAGGGTCATCTGGTGAAAG GAATGCTTGGCCTAGTTTCTCTGCCTCGGGCAATTCG CTTCAGCCTGAGTCCAGCTCTGCGAATCCTTTTGATTCTGATGGAAATGGTGCTAATAAAGGTACTTTCAGTTCTCCAAGTTTCAAAAAGGCAATGCCTTTAATAAGAAAGTTAACCCTTGTGTGA
- the LOC101305511 gene encoding uncharacterized protein LOC101305511 isoform 2, whose product MSLIKEDPLAEPTTTTGKDVKDRYHQWHKHNRLTLAILKKYTTTSVRGSIPESEYAKQYFKNIEERYIVSEKAEIGNLMNTLITMKFDGVGSVREFIMKGIDIAGKLNALNVSIEDTFLVHLLLNSLPQQYSQMQSNYNTQKESWSVNELISICVLEEYRIKKG is encoded by the coding sequence ATGTCCTTAATTAAGGAGGATCCACTAGCAGAACCAACAACTACTACCGGCAAGGATGTGAAAGATAGGTACCATCAGTGGCATAAACACAACAGACTGACCTTAGCTATTCTGAAGAAATATACGACAACTTCTGTGAGAGGTAGTATACCTGAGTCTGAGTATGCTAAGCAATATTTCAAAAATATAGAAGAAAGGTACATAGTATCAGAGAAGGCAGAGATTGGAAACTTGATGAATACCCTCATTACCATGAAGTTTGATGGAGTTGGAAGCGTTAGGGAATTTATAATGAAGGGGATTGATATCGCTGGAAAACTCAACGCCCTAAATGTCAGTATTGAAGATACTTTTCTGGTGCATTTGCTTTTGAATTCTCTACCTCAGCAATATAGTCAGATGCAGTCAAACTACAATACACAGAAGGAGAGTTGGTCTGTGAATGAACTGATTTCAATATGTGTCCTAGAGGAGTATAGAATAAAGAAGGGATAG
- the LOC101304914 gene encoding uncharacterized protein LOC101304914: protein MKSLVLQVLKGRWLIVFASFLMMVTAGASYMFGLYSNDIKSVLGYDQTTLNLISFSKDLGANIGILSGLINEVTPPWVVLSIGAVLNFFGHFMIWLAVAQKIHKPQVWHMCMYMGIGANSHTFTNTGALVTCVKNFPESRGIVLGLLKSYTGISAAVVAQLYHAVYGDDTKYFTLVVAWLPTAISFAFIGTIRIMKVSRRGSNELKAFYHFLYLSLGLAAFLLVIIIVEKRVTFSPSEYVGSAAVVLFLLFLPLTVVIMEEYKVWESKRSIVTKDSSHAKPEILGHRDEPLEHFVVIEKEVSWRKDIFNPPEIGEDFTILQAVFSVEMVTLLFATICGLGGTMTMMDNLGQIGTSLGYPLKSIRNFVSLTSIWNYSGHIAAGIGSEIFITKYKWPRPLIFTAILLLSCVGHLLIAFNIPYGVYVASVVTGFCFGAHWPLIYTIISELFGLKYYSTLYNIGGLASPIGLYVLNVRVTGHLYDVEAKKQMAALGIQRKVGEELNCVGGECFKWSFIIITVVTFVGTLVSLVLVVRTRKFYKGDIYKKFRETVSVADETKLEVAKTSAGVETTGLKHDLSKPRGQW, encoded by the coding sequence ATGAAGAGCCTTGTCCTGCAAGTCCTCAAAGGACGATGGCTGATTGTGTTTGCTTCATTTCTGATGATGGTCACAGCCGGTGCCAGCTACATGTTCGGCCTCTACTCCAACGACATCAAGTCTGTCCTCGGCTACGACCAAACCACCCTCAACCTCATCAGCTTCTCCAAAGACCTAGGTGCCAACATTGGCATCCTCTCCGGCCTCATCAACGAAGTCACACCACCCTGGGTGGTCTTATCAATCGGTGCAGTCCTCAACTTCTTCGGGCACTTCATGATTTGGCTAGCAGTAGCTCAAAAAATCCATAAACCCCAAGTTTGGCACATGTGCATGTACATGGGCATAGGAGCTAACTCACACACTTTCACCAACACCGGAGCTCTGGTCACCTGCGTGAAGAACTTCCCGGAGAGCCGTGGCATCGTGCTAGGGCTTTTGAAGAGCTATACTGGTATAAGTGCAGCTGTGGTGGCACAGCTGTACCATGCCGTCTACGGTGACGATACCAAGTATTTCACTTTGGTTGTGGCCTGGCTTCCGACAGCTATTTCCTTCGCCTTCATCGGAACTATTCGGATCATGAAGGTTAGTCGACGTGGCTCGAACGAGCTCAAGGCTTTTTATCACTTCCTCTATCTGTCACTAGGTCTAGCTGCATTTTTGTTGGTTATAATTATAGTGGAAAAAAGGGTCACGTTTAGTCCAAGTGAGTATGTTGGAAGTGCAGCTGTAGTCCTCTTTTTACTCTTTTTACCACTTACCGTGGTAATTATGGAAGAGTACAAGGTTTGGGAGAGCAAGAGATCAATAGTAACTAAAGATTCTAGCCATGCCAAACCGGAGATTTTGGGGCATCGAGATGAACCATTAGAACATTTTGTTGTCATTGAAAAAGAAGTTTCTTGGCGGAAAGACATATTTAACCCGCCGGAGATCGGAGAGGACTTCACCATACTTCAAGCCGTTTTCAGCGTCGAGATGGTGACTTTACTCTTTGCAACAATTTGTGGACTTGGAGGCACCATGACCATGATGGACAACTTGGGACAAATTGGTACATCTCTTGGGTACCCTCTGAAAAGCATAAGAAACTTTGTGTCCCTAACAAGCATATGGAACTATTCAGGTCATATTGCCGCTGGTATAGGCTCAGAAATATTCATCACAAAGTACAAATGGCCTCGCCCTCTAATTTTCACAGCAATTCTCTTGCTCTCGTGTGTTGGTCATCTTCTAATAGCGTTCAACATCCCATATGGTGTCTATGTTGCTTCAGTGGTCACTGGTTTTTGTTTTGGTGCTCATTGGCCTTTGATCTACACCATTATATCCGAGCTTTTCGGCCTCAAGTACTACTCGACTTTGTACAATATTGGTGGATTGGCTAGCCCTATTGGGTTGTATGTGCTCAATGTGAGGGTTACGGGGCATTTGTATGATGTGGAGGCTAAGAAGCAAATGGCAGCTTTGGGGATTCAGAGGAAGGTTGGAGAGGAGTTGAACTGTGTTGGGGGAGAGTGCTTCAAATGGTCTTTCATCATTATTACTGTGGTAACTTTTGTTGGAACACTAGTTTCTTTGGTTTTGGTGGTGAGGACAAGGAAGTTTTATAAGGGTGATATTTACAAGAAGTTTAGAGAAACGGTTAGTGTGGCTGATGAAACGAAATTAGAGGTTGCTAAAACTTCTGCTGGAGTGGAAACTACTGGTCTCAAACATGACCTCTCCAAGCCCAGAGGTCAATGGTAA
- the LOC101305216 gene encoding uncharacterized protein LOC101305216, whose translation MKAFTLQVLTGRWLMLFASFLMMASAGASYMFGLYSNDIKSSLGYSQTTLNLISFFKDLGANIGIFSGLINEVTPPWVVLSIGAAFNFFGYFMIWLAVTKKIAKPQVWHMCTYIAMGANSHTFINTGALVTCVKNFPRSRGLLLGLLNGYIGLSAAVIAQLYHALYGDDTKSFTLFVAWLPSTLSLIFLRTIRIMTVIPNKNDRNVLHKFFFISLGLAMFLLVIIIVEQQVNFTQSEYSGSAAVVIFLLFLPLAVVVAEEKNIWRNSRLISTAEHIDSSGQNQLSIIPSPVSLVSPSDDRKVSCWDWNHIFSPPQIGEDYTILQAVFSIEMFALFLTTLCGLGGMLTMMDNLGQIGTALGYSLGSISTFVSLTSIWVYLGEVMVGMLSEIFITKYKFPRPLMFTLSLLLSCIGHLLIAFNVPNGLYAASIIIGFCFGGQWPLIFSVTSEIFGLKHCSTLNNVGVMACPLGSYLINVRVTGYLYDKEAEKQLRALGLERKIGEGLNCSGGQCYRLPFIIITGVTMLGVLFSLVLVLRTRKFYNSDIYKKFKDEAKEVEYETVVARNPVRLQKLSEKLEGAYESSGSEVKDVR comes from the coding sequence ATGAAGGCTTTCACCCTCCAAGTTCTTACAGGAAGGTGGCTCATGTTGTTTGCTTCATTTCTAATGATGGCTAGTGCTGGTGCAAGCTACATGTTCGGCCTCTACTCAAATGACATCAAGTCCTCACTCGGTTACAGCCAAACGACCCTCAATCTCATCAGCTTCTTCAAGGACTTAGGGGCCAACATTGGCATATTTTCGGGGCTGATCAACGAGGTGACTCCCCCATGGGTGGTCTTATCGATCGGTGCAGCTTTCAACTTCTTTGGCTATTTCATGATTTGGCTTGCCGTGACCAAAAAAATAGCCAAGCCCCAAGTTTGGCACATGTGCACGTACATAGCAATGGGGGCAAACTCGCACACTTTCATCAACACCGGAGCTCTAGTCACCTGCGTGAAGAACTTCCCCAGAAGCCGTGGACTCTTGTTAGGCCTTTTGAATGGCTACATTGGTCTAAGTGCAGCAGTAATCGCGCAGCTATACCATGCTCTCTATGGTGATGACACTAAGTCCTTCACATTGTTCGTCGCATGGCTTCCTTCTACTCTTTCTCTGATATTTCTCCGGACCATTAGAATCATGACGGTTATACCAAACAAAAATGACCGCAATGTGTTACATAAATTCTTTTTTATCTCACTTGGACTTGCCATGTTCTTGTTGGTAATAATCATAGTAGAGCAGCAAGTCAACTTCACACAAAGTGAGTACAGTGGGAGTGCAGCTGTAGTAATTTTCTTGCTCTTTCTCCCACTCGCTGTTGTTGTAGCCGAAGAGAAAAATATTTGGAGGAACAGTCGACTGATTAGTACCGCAGAACATATCGATTCATCAGGCCAAAACCAGCTGAGTATAATTCCATCCCCAGTATCATTAGTGTCACCTAGTGATGACAGGAAAGTTTCTTGTTGGGATTGGAATCATATATTTAGTCCACCACAGATAGGAGAGGACTACACCATACTCCAAGCAGTGTTCAGCATCGAAATGTTTGCGTTGTTCTTGACAACACTATGCGGCCTAGGCGGCATGTTAACAATGATGGACAACTTGGGTCAGATTGGAACTGCATTGGGATACTCATTGGGAAGTATAAGCACATTTGTGTCACTCACAAGCATTTGGGTTTACCTAGGGGAAGTAATGGTGGGTATGCTCTCAGAAATCTTCATCACAAAGTACAAATTTCCCAGACCTCTCATGTTCACTCTCTCCCTCTTGCTATCATGCATTGGTCACCTTCTGATTGCATTCAATGTGCCAAACGGTCTCTATGCGGCTTCGATAATCATCGGCTTTTGCTTTGGTGGACAGTGGCCACTGATATTTTCGGTCACTTCTGAGATTTTCGGGCTTAAGCACTGCTCTACGTTGAACAATGTTGGGGTAATGGCTTGCCCACTTGGGTCATATTTAATCAATGTGAGGGTGACGGGGTATCTCTATGATAAGGAAGCAGAGAAGCAACTGAGAGCTTTGGGATTGGAGAGGAAGATTGGGGAGGGGTTAAATTGCAGTGGGGGGCAATGCTACAGATTGCCCTTCATTATAATCACTGGAGTGACAATGCTTGGTGTGCTTTTTTCACTTGTTTTGGTGCTTAGGACTAGGAAGTTCTATAACAGTGACATTTATAAAAAGTTCAAAGATGAGGCCAAAGAAGTAGAGTATGAAACTGTGGTGGCCAGAAACCCAGTTAGACTACAAAAGTTAAGTGAAAAGTTGGAAGGTGCATATGAGAGTAGTGGTTCTGAAGTTAAAGATGTAAGGTAG